The Vigna radiata var. radiata cultivar VC1973A chromosome 6, Vradiata_ver6, whole genome shotgun sequence DNA segment ATATGCATAAAACTATGTAATCTAAAACTATTTTCTGAACACAATAGATTGAGATATAACGTTGTAGAGCGACATGCTTATATTCCTGTGACCAATTCATACTCTTCAGCATTATATTCCATGGTTATCTTGAAACAGCAATCAAATAGATAGGaggaaaaatcaattttctgaaCACTGTAAATTATCTAACAATATTCTAAGATGCAGTCTGCAGGTAGTCTTAACTTTTTGTCAGCAACCAGATTGCATATCAGTAAGAAAAATTTCTTTCTAAATGTGTAGgtcaaaagaaaattgaaaatgtgaaaaaataagactgatttattattcaaatcatgaaaaatacattctcaaaccttttatttgtaataatctagttctcctaaaaagggaaatagggaaactaggaaacctagaaaaaaataaaataaaataaaatattatgtatatatttcctctaattaggaagattctacaTATATTATCCTAgattacaacactccccctcaagctggatcaTACGAGATTGTatgaaccaagcttggaatagacAAACTCAATTGTAGAGAGCGTCAATAAGCCCAATAAATCAACTTGGACAGCAACGGACGAAAGCGAACTAGCACAATCAAACTTCAACTTGGATAGCAATGGATGAGGGCGAactagcaccatgaaacttcaacttGGACAGCAATGGACGAGAGAGATTTCCATCAAAAATGGATGATGACTTGTAgcatcaaacaacaacaaacttcAAGAACAGATGAAGGGCCTGCAGTGGCAAATATCAACAAACTGCAGGGATTGGATTGCCATCAATAGTGgcgaacaacaacaaaacttcaagggacttaactacCCTAAACAGCGacaagccttcaggaaacatctATCCTGacagaggcaaacaacaacagacctgCAGGGACTTAACCACCCTAAACAGcaacaagccttcaggaaacatctgtcctgacagaggcaaacaacaacaaacctgcagggactacactaccctgcagcgACTGAAACTTTCTCCTCCCCACGACTGAACAGCAGAACGTGAAGGTGGAAGAACTGGTGAGAACCGATCCGTACGAGGGACAAACTTGAATCCCATAACTTTGAAAGAGTCAATTTAGCGGTCAGTAAAAAAGAACAACTCTGAGTGAGTTGTTATAACAAAGCATTGGCAGAAACCAAAAAAAACACCATGGCATCAAAAAGCCAAAGACAGGTTGGAGGTCCAAAGTTCTCTGCTGGACTACTCCTAAATGGTGATACTTAACACTGTATCACAAAAAATACGGGCTAAACTTGAGCCCAAGAAGAAAGTGACCAACGATCCAAGAAAGAACTGACGCATTTGCGTCTAAAGTGGTCGTTTTTGGTCTTCAAAATTCTGAACAAATTGATGGTGAAGGTAGAAGGCTCTTGCGAGATCAAGAGTGGTACATGCGAGAGTTTGCAACATGAGTTCCCTTGCTGTAGAGAGAATATGGCAAAGTGGAACTGAAAGGCGAAACCCACAAGAGTTGGTTACTCTCCTCCCTGCAGCAAAGCTGGATCATCGTCGACCCATGGCGGAAGCATGGTGCGGATATAGTGAGATGAGTGCAAATCTAGGCGCTGGTGCATTGGCGGCACAAGCGGTGGAGACGATGGCAAGATGGACCAATCGGTGCTGCCTAAGAGAGGGGAGAAGAACCCATTGGTGGTGACAGAAATCGGAATGCAGTTGAAGCGGAACGCAGTCTGGTGATGCGGAAGTGTGCTGCGATGCTTTTGTCCTTGATGTTGTCGTTGATGGGTTATCCTGGCAAAGAGCACTTCCATATTACTTCATAACCACACTGATGATACAATCAACATTGATTGGCCAATATGAAGGAAACCCACATAGAATTAATCCCCTTTAAAACTTTTTCACCATGTAAAACCGAAACATTGGCCAAATAAGAAGACACCCAGGAAAAGAAGCACAACTGGGTGTCCAAATCGCGAAGGGAAAAAAGATCGGGGTTGATCACAAATAGAACCGTAACCCCAGAAAGGAGGAAAGTGGTGGTGAAAAACCCGTGAAGGCAGAGAGCCCTTTTCAAAGGAGAAGATGACGGAAGCGGGAGAAGTAGTACTAGGAGCAGAGACAAAAACTCAGATCTACTAAAATATAGCCCAAACGAGTCGTCACCGACCCTAGGAATGGGCTCAGGAGGCTCCGGCGACCCTGTCAGCGGTGAGTGGGTCTCGCTGGAGGTGGGCGCGTGGGCTACACGCGTCGGCGACGGTGGCGGCGCGTGAAGGCTCCGTTGACAGAACGACTTTTGGCTCTGTGATCGCCGGTgttgggcgcacctttctgCCCTATCGACGATCCTAACCGGCGACGGCGGCACCGGCGATGGTCAGACAGCGGCGGCGGTGCAACTTGGTGGACAGCGGTGAAGAGCGGCGGTGCACAGTGAAAAAAGCAGCGAAGGCAGTAGTGTTGGATTATTCGAAGAAGAAACTTTCGGTCCCAAAGGGAATGGGTTCGAATCCCACCCTAATGATACTGAGACAGACTCTCTATTTGGCAATactagaaaaagaaagaacagaACTTGGCTAGGGCAATTGGAGCCCATTAAAAACACAGgttaaaaaagagaattttaggAGGCCGCCGGCGGCCATGACAGCCGGCCACCGCCAGACAGCAAAGACAGCGGAAGCGGATCAGACAAGCTATGATACCATGTGGAAAATAagactgatttattattcaaatcatgaaaaatacattctcaaaccttctatttgtaataatctagttctcctaaaaagggaaatagagaaactaggaaacctaggaagaaataaaataaaataaaatattatgtatatatttcctctaattaggaagattctacaTATATTATCCCAGATTACAACAGAAAATTATAGTTGTCTTATTTTACAattacatacatacatacataccaGCATTTACACCGTCCCTCTTTTCTGTTTAGATAGTTTATATTGCATCAATAACAATTTTACTCCTTCTTGCAAGGTAGCTCTCTTTCCCTCTTCGTAATTCCATAATTCAGAGGTTGTATACCTCCCACTAGGATTATATGCATTGATCTCTGTCAAAGCTGTCACCACAGCTTTGTAGACTCCTTCACCCAACTCATTTTTCAGTGCTTTCAACTTTTCATCTTCATTGTCTATGATTTCCtgccatgaaaaaaaaatcatgaaaccATACAAGTTAGAAAAACATCACAATTGACTTTCCTAAATATAGGCACCATGTTAGTTCTAAAATTAATCATCTGACATCATTATACTACCTACATACTAATCAGAATAGTTCGTATAGCAATGTCATCCAGCATTATTTTGTGACCATGAAAAGTTCATCTATGGGAAAGAAGGCAAGTAAAATCAACCCTTTGAAAACAAGATCGAAGAAACACATCCTCCAGAGGCGAAATAATTCTAACCAAGTATTTAGGTATCAAAGGTACATGGACTAAGCTTCTAAATATCAATTGTTTCTAATTAAGTAGACTTCAAGGTGCTTACAACAGAAAACGCAAGATTTGATTAAGACTAAATAGTGATATCTATAAGCTTAAGTAAGGCACACCTGATCTTTCCCTTCAATTATGGTAATTTTAAATGGATGCCACCCTGGGTCCTTTATATACTCGTCCCACAATGAACACAGTTCTGAAGCTCTTTCTTCTGCATCCTCATCattgtattttttcttcataGCTTCAAGGAATGGTCTAATATCAAGCTCCCCCATTCTCTTCACACCAACACCAGCACGGCAAGATATCTCTTTAATGCCCTGCAACATAtaacatttcaagaaagtttagaAAAAGTTGGAGGAATTCAAAACACAAAAGTACCAAATGAGTATTGAAACCCCCAACAGCATCATAGTTTAAACATTGTTAACTGGTTTGCAATACACTTCAATATGGTAGTGTAGGTGATTCAAGGTATGTTACTACATCAAAAATGGTATGCGGGAGGAGACGTATACACGGTTGATATACTGTTTGAGTTTGTAATACTTCTGAACTATCAGTTAATGTGctatcaatataatatattttctatagcatttaaaataattaagatatacacgtgtatatttgaaatttaaggAATATGAGCAGGTAGGGTAGggtttaaatttaaacaaacacatcactttttcctcttttatattctcatatatatttttcaatttaaagatTCACTTTCCCAACTATTTTTCACAAATGCcaattttttctcttccaaatgtGTTTGGACTTCAAAATGTCTCTCCTTCCTTTTCACAAGATTCAATGCTTTTTCTCCTCCGGTAGTCCTTTTCTGTCTTGTGAATTGAACAAAGTAAAGAGAACCCCATCGCTTTACCTCCCTTGTTCCTTCTTCCTATGGTTGCACACCTTATGTCCCGTATTAGAAATAATGGAATACCACAGAAATAGTATGTTCATGTTAGGAACCaagaattgaaaagagaaagaaaagaagggttttttattgaatagactgaaaagaacaaaaaacagGAGAGCACTCTCTCCTTCAAAGGTTTCTCTTCACAAAATGGTGAAGCTTAATCTACAAAATTCATCTCTTTCCTCCTCTCCACTCCTTTCCTATTTATATCTAACACCTCAAGTAACTGACTCATGAATACTCTAACTATCTTAACTAATTTCTCTTTTCCATCCGTCCTAACAATACACTCCTCCAAAAATCAACCTTGTCCTCCAGGTGGGACCAGTGGAACCTTGATCCCATGGCTCATCATCAACATGTTATCTACCGTTCCTGATAGCATTGTGATACTGTCTTATTAAAGGAAGGGAACCCACTGACTACTACCTGCAAATTCAGGTctggaggcttgggtggtgTAGGAGATAAGAGTGGTTTTTGTACAACAGACTCTCAACCCAGTAAGTCGGAATTCCAAAATTCCAATGTCATTGATGTTCCACTTACATTAAAAAACTGTGGGAATAGAAGACTTTAAAAAACACTTACATTAATCAATACTTTTCGAGCTTCTTGTAGCTCATCATTGCTCTGACGCTCTTTAATAATTAGTGTCTGGTTCAGGGCATCTAGGTCTCGTAGTGACTGTTCCTTCTCTCTTAAATCCGTGTGTAAGGCATTCACCTTATTCAGGActtctgagtcttcatcttcttcaatgtATTGCATGacatttaattttcctttcagTTGTTGAATCTCCAATTCTAGTTTTTGCTTCACTTCCAGTTGTTTTTCAAGCCTGATGATTTTATGACGAAGCTGTTCTTTTTGCCGCTGGATAAATATATTGTCAAGTAGCATTAACAACCAGCTATTCTGATGTGGAAAATGACACTCAGTTATTAGAAAAGCTCAAAAATAGGATACACGAACCTTTTGATCTGCAGCCAGTTTCCAAATATTTTCACCAGCCTTTTGTTGCTCCAGAACAGCCATTTCCAAAGAGCTATTTTTCAATGCATTCTAAAAGGATAATAGACATCAGCATTGTACATAACATTCTAGCAAATTCTTAACCACATCGTCATTATTAAAGGATttcaaaaacacaaataaaacataatgCCAAACTTTTTGTTTATAGGTTCCATAGCAATGTTCTTACCGGGAGGgacaaaataatgtcaaaaatagaagaaaaattccCTACGAGACATTCTTCGACATAAAACTCTAAACAGGTAGCTTTTATTTTAACCATCCTTCCCTAAATTTCATCATATAAACTCCTTAGCAAATAATAACTAAATGGAGTTCAtcttattatcattattattgacATCCATTTTAGAATacattacattaaaaaaatatttgaatattcatTGACAGAAACAATCTCATGTAGTCCACTTTTGActgaacaaaaaaacaaaaagaattttCATAGAAGAAAATGTGTTGCCTTCAATTGCATACTACTATAATACAAACCGATTAAATTACATTCCCAATATCCTTTGGCCTAGTTCTCACACAAATCAACTGGAAACGTATACAAATCATAAGGTGATCATCAAACTTGTACAgtaaaaatggaaaagtaaTTAACTTTGTTTGCCAACTCTTCCATTAAAATCactaaaacaaatgaatattgATCATCTTAATTAAGTATCCTTAAACAATgattttttccttcaatttctatttCGCAGGAATCTCAACCTCATCATGATAGAAAAGAtgcaacaaaaacaataataataacactaCACCTCCATAATCTCTTCTTCCAACTTCGTTCTTTCACTTTCATTATGTGCTTCACGTTTTTCCAGTTCAATTCTCCGCAGCTCGAGCTCTCTTTTCTGAGATTCCAGCTGCAACTTAAGCCTTTCATGACCACTAAAAATATTCTGGAAGTGCTGAGTTGCACTTGATTGTATTTT contains these protein-coding regions:
- the LOC106765222 gene encoding protein INVOLVED IN DE NOVO 2 isoform X3 encodes the protein MMVHYSYKDNNIRATQISGWYVHKSYEALKKGSHIVKTSEMTFSCPYCPNKKRKRDYVYREILEHASGVGQSSSQKRSATEKANHLALMKYLEKDLMNVDGTPKTADAGNILFEEQFVWPWTGILVNIPTGQTEDGRCVGETGSKLRDEHRIRGFNPCRVRILSDIRGHSGTAVMEFNKDWTGLANALAFERAYELDHRGKKDWFANTEQKSGIYAWIARPDDYEMNNIIGEQLQKMGDIQTISELMKEEARIHDKLVSCLNNTLQVKKKRLVEMEVKYNETSRRLEIVMEEIDKLTQDHNQEMKKIQSSATQHFQNIFSGHERLKLQLESQKRELELRRIELEKREAHNESERTKLEEEIMENALKNSSLEMAVLEQQKAGENIWKLAADQKRQKEQLRHKIIRLEKQLEVKQKLELEIQQLKGKLNVMQYIEEDEDSEVLNKVNALHTDLREKEQSLRDLDALNQTLIIKERQSNDELQEARKVLINGIKEISCRAGVGVKRMGELDIRPFLEAMKKKYNDEDAEERASELCSLWDEYIKDPGWHPFKITIIEGKDQEIIDNEDEKLKALKNELGEGVYKAVVTALTEINAYNPSGRYTTSELWNYEEGKRATLQEGVKLLLMQYKLSKQKRGTV